One window of Cryptococcus neoformans var. grubii H99 chromosome 11, complete sequence genomic DNA carries:
- a CDS encoding solute carrier family 25 (mitochondrial phosphate transporter), member 23/24/25/41 encodes MPSFTTSSSPQLPAQPTKLHRHSVQDEASEFAVATSSSTYAIAEEEFESESEEKTLRGRLKDIMSDNQMVINTFIAGGLAGAASRTVVSPLERLKIILQVQASGNKSAAGQAYAGVWESLGRMWKDEGWRGFMKGNGINVVRILPYSALQFTSYGAFKSVLSTWSGQEALSTPLRLTAGAGAGIVAVVATYPLDLVRARLSIATANLAVRQPGAAFTNEDARLGIVGMTKKVYKAEGGLRGLYRGCWATALGVAPYVSLNFFFYESVKTHVLPDPHSPSLSETDLAFRKLFCGAVSGASSLIFTHPFDVLRRKLQVAGLSTLTPHYDGAVDAMRQIIRNEGFWKGMYRGLTPNLIKVTPSIAVSFYVFELVRDSLEDL; translated from the exons ATGCCCTCATTTACGACTTCCAGCTCTCCTCAACTACCCGCGCAGCCCACGAAACTCCATCGTCACTCAGTCCAGGACGAAGCGTCAGAATTCGCCGTAGCAACATCTAGCTCGACATATGCCAtcgctgaagaagagttcGAAAGTGAATCTGAAGAGAAGACGTTGAGAGGGAGGTTGAAGGACATCATGTCAGATAACCAGATGGTGATCAATACGTTCATTGCGG GGGGGCTTGCTGGAGCTGCTAGCAGAACGGTTGTTAGTCCTCTGGAAAGACTGAAGATCATCCT CCAAGTACAGGCATCTGGTAATAAATCAGCTGCTGGTCAAGCGTACGCTGGAGTCTGGGAGTCCTTGGGGCGGATGTGGAAGGATGAGGGCTGGAGAGGTTTTATGAAGGGCAATGGCATCAATGTTGTCCGA ATATTGCCATACTCAGCTTTACAATTCACA TCGTATGGAGCATTCAAGAGTGTCTTATCCACATGGTCTGGCCAAGAGGCGCTCTCAACGCCGCTGCGCTTGACAGCAGGTGCAGGTGCAGGTATTGTCGCTGTTG TTGCCACGTACCCTCTAGATCTCGTTCGAGCCCGATTATCCATCGCAACGGCGAACTTGGCGGTTCGTCAGCCTGGAGCAGCGTTCACGAATGAAGACGCAAGATTAGGTATAGTCGGCATGACCAAGAAAGTGTATAAGGCCGAGGGAGGGTTAAGAGGTTTGTA TCGAGGTTGTTGGGCCACGGCTTTGGGAGTTGCCCCATATGTGTCGCTGAACT TTTTCTTCTACGAATCGG TCAAAACCCATGTCCTTCCTGATCCACATTCTCCGTCATTATCAGAAACGGACCTCGCTTTCCGTAAACTCTTTTGCGGTGCCGTCTCTGGTGCCTcttccctcatcttcacccacCCTTTTGACGTGTTGAGAAGAAAGTTGCAGGTGGCGGGCTTGTCTACCCTCACTCCGCACTATGATGGAGCAGTTGATGCTATGAGGCAGATAATAAGGAATGAAGGTTTTTGGAAGGGGATGTA TCGTGGATTGACACCTAATTTGATCAAAGTGACACCATCCATCGCAGTTTCGTTTTACGTCTTTGAGCTTGTTCGGGATTCTTTAGAAGATTTATAA
- a CDS encoding suppressor protein SPT23 has protein sequence MLPIDSPSVSSPFSTRSTIESSPEAVGGQNSDPRSNGHGMEASAGVMQALLGGVNGSHAQKPVPLTRSSLSAQPQQYQNTRSDIKPLLDTKPFHSVLAPMAGPSKMSDRLSAMNSADIPSISANTGASAYGGSRAEPPKRMYDVEGLSIVDPSLDELMAGNNGRNQLLLQGDPLFADKSRVETAIRVIIDILRLAPLHSPIPPPSLHPLIPKGPNGDLLMTFERVSTFHGLRLQAGTTTKNSSKKQLQAIGHIPKDKLAYLETAVYMSGENGKRVYVCKRCRNRETRRREAKDRNRKRAQPATSDSDAASPVSKPPRQSLVPPSVDFITAENPDDYDPKRAGQMVEEPSWDPDCADWRHDIVLFNTPAEVKLEDGSCNWLPFRVVCYGKCHGEKVGFRIKFTLRTYDGRILATSITKPIRITDDHKTDTKAKPKPTAIEGPPQPAIARRKARPSVTSVASSRPQSPSLSEAESVQSFQALGEAGAVIQKQTPSVRAGKPYERPIQSAQTSQAPSPMSYVSAQMAGLPSANFFSNGTNGITPSHGPPPQTAHQPTQMSNDLNMSQYIHTVSPHELRGPQFQSPSININSYSVPHSGTPSIASSTAASPRTQMAGIQDDIMKSGFPAGLLESLGLNGPNGNAGSGQGPMLYHARDTDAEMANLISGGFDDLFAGSSKASVSSMDNDQASVSSASVFSGWDDRSSAMFSQSGLPPGTTVVEDMDEDMEKYLDYTGENGVQGDHQRARVAGTFSSPPSGSNFSGLPFDEPFHSSLNSDLHHQIQQQQRQSIPAQSSFPALVPAPAPAPTTPQAPQPAITHVIPGEGPMAGGPTIAIAGQAFQPGMVVAFGQRPAATEFVSSGFMQCKLPPSAFAGVVEVTIQGIGSVAGKMLFSYTDMEKDAMKLALAIQSHYQGSQSDPTYRLAHQVARSSSSQRSHSGSTSPSGQSPGDNLNVNVSANLDVVDTGEDTDSQSSSLDSKSTDDSTNSDLQSTIINFLASIDSHAPGSLRASGAINHTNASQQTLLHIASAMGFSRLVRRLIIGGAQIDVQDTNGYTPLAFAALCGRHTCARVLIEAGAWYDRATNYGEMPLDLAKFGEHSKVERLLLSAVWSTTAEPRETGAVPAVTVGGVGERGSQKANGGSPRSVAASFTSSIDDDNPSSSSEVEDDVTKFRLSSMTPRPRSKLRQSKDKRAMSIKSNRSERHHLPSGSVARAPSNAGETMDDPPPYAPPTDHSRIGVHPAHADDHDSWVKTLASLPHVPHFLPSGVWDHLPSRHSLFGSDKSARTASEHEHGSSSHGWVAFPTPSWETLTKMASPEEVKLFTQAMAAAALNAVVQTGATTPAVRAGPRVRKSNATLRAADTELDMDAEGEGRKKGREDEEGAKNGSKSRRRKSASASGLGAATMVSAKRSDNASPDNVVNHVKRDRMLYLFWLPILLFVGFWLLVSALPIATGFGLIYARKITKAIKGRM, from the exons ATGCTTCCCATAGATTCTCCCTCTGTTTCATCACCATTCTCCACACGGTCCACCATTGAGTCTTCGCCTGAAGCCGTTGGCGGTCAGAACAGTGATCCAAGGAGCAATGGACATGGGATGGAAGCTTCTGCAGGTGTAATGCAGGCTCTGCTAGGAGGGGTCAACGG ATCACATGCTCAAAAGCCGGTACCTCTCACTCGCTCCTCTTTATCTGCACAACCTCAACAGTACCAAAATACCCGGTCAGATATCAAACCGTTACTCGATACGAAACCTTTTCACTCTGTCCTAGCTCCCATGGCCGGCCCATCAAAGATGTCTGATCGGCTGTCAGCAATGAACTCCGCGGACATTCCAAGCATCAGCGCCAACACCGGTGCCTCGGCGTATGGAGGGTCGAGGGCCGAGCCCCCTAAAAGGATGTATGACGTCGAGGGATTATCAATTGTGGATCCGTCTTTGGACGAGCTTATGGCTGGCAATAATGG ACGTAATcagctccttctccagGGAGACCCTTTATTTGCCGATAAATCTAGAGTTGAAACCGCTATCAGAGTTATCATCGACATTCTTCgtcttgctcctcttcattcacCCATTCCCCCACCATCATTACATCCTCTAATCCCGAAAGGCCCTAATGGCGATTTGTTGATGACTTTTGAACGCGTTTCCACTTTCCATGGCCTTCGACTACAAGCCGGCACCACTACTAAGAATTCCTCCAAAAAGCAGTTGCAAGCTATTGGACATATTCCCAAAGACAAGTTGGCATACCTAGAGACGGCAGTTTACATGTCTGGCGAGAATGGTAAACGTGTATATGTCTGTAAGCGATGTCGCAACCGTGAGACCCGTCGACGAGAAGCCAAGGATCGGAATCGTAAAAGAGCGCAACCCGCTACATCTGACTCTGATGCTGCTTCACCTGTATCCAAACCCCCACGGCAATCACTCGTTCCGCCGTCAGTTGATTTCATTACTGCCGAGAACCCCGATGACTATGATCCAAAGAGAGCCGGAcagatggtggaggaacCTTCATGGGATCCGGATTGTGCAGACTGGAGGCATGATATTGTGTTGTTTAATACTCCTGCAGAGGTGAAGCTTGAGGATGGGAGCTGTAATTGGTTGCCTTTCAGAGTGGTTTGCTATGGAAAATGCCACGGTGAAAAGGTCGGCTTCAG AATCAAATTTACTTTGAGGACATATGATGGCCGGATATTAGCAACTTCCATAACAAAGCCGATCCGAATCACTGACGATCACAAAACTGATACCAAGGCTAAGCCAAAACCCACTGCCATTGAAGGTCCCCCACAGCCTGCAATTGCTCGACGAAAAGCTCGTCCCAGCGTTACCTCCGTCGCATCTTCTCGTCCTCAATCCCCTAGTCTTTCCGAGGCAGAGAGTGTGCAGAGTTTCCAGGCACTTGGCGAAGCCGGAGCAGTGATACAGAAGCAAACCCCGAGTGTTCGAGCCGGTAAACCCTACGAGCGACCTATTCAATCTGCACAAACATCCCAggctccttctcccatgAGCTATGTAAGCGCTCAGATGGCAGGCCTGCCATCTGcaaacttcttctccaacgGTACCAACGGCATCACTCCCTCTCATGGTCCACCACCTCAAACTGCACACCAGCCAACGCAGATGTCTAATGATCTCAACATGTCGCAGTATATCCATACCGTCTCTCCTCACGAGCTCCGTGGTCCTCAATTCCAGTCTCCGTCTATCAACATTAACAGCTACAGCGTCCCTCATTCTGGTACGCCATCTATAGCCTCCTCCACTGCTGCAAGCCCTAGAACCCAGATGGCTGGTATTCAAGATGATATCATGAAGAGCGGGTTTCCAGCTGGCTTACTCGAGTCGCTCGGGCTGAACGGGCCCAATGGTAATGCAGGATCAGGACAAGGGCCGATGTTGTACCATGCTCGAGATACCGACGCTGAAATGGCTAACCTCATTTCTGGTGGCTTTGATGATCTTTTCGCTGGGTCTAGCAAAGCTTCGGTTAGTAGTATGGATAACGATCAAGCGAGTGTCAGTTCGGCGTCAGTGTTTTCTGGATGGGATGACCGATCATCCGCGATGTTCAGTCAGAGTGGGCTTCCGCCGGGAACAACTGTCGTAGAGGACATGGATGAAGATATGGAAAAGTATTTGGATTACACGGGCGAAAATGGTGTGCAAGGTGATCATCAAAGAGCTCGCGTAGCAGGTACCTTTAGTAGTCCACCCTCCGGGTCAAACTTCTCGGGATTGCCCTTTGACGAACCTTTCCATTCATCTCTCAACTCGGatctccaccatcaaattcaacaacagcagcgaCAATCCATCCCtgctcaatcttctttccctgcGCTTGTTCCTGCACCTGCCCCGGCACCTACTACTCCACAAGCACCACAACCGGCCATTACCCACGTTATCCCAGGCGAAGGTCCTATGGCCGGTGGACCTACCATTGCCATTGCAGGGCAGGCCTTCCAGCCCGGTATGGTTGTTGCCTTTGGTCAACGTCCAGCAGCGACAGAGTTTGTGAGCAGTGGGTTCATGCAATGCAAGTTACCGCCGAGTGCTTTCGCAGGTGTGGTGGAGGTAACTATTCAAGGGATCGGGTCGGTAGCAGGAAAGATGTTGTTCTCGTATACGGatatggagaaggatgc GATGAAACTTGCTTTGGCCATTCAAAGCCATTACCAAGGTTCGCAGTCCGATCCAACATACCGTTTGGCACATCAAGTTGCTCGATCATCAAGTAGTCAGCGGTCTCATTCCGGTTCCACTTCGCCTTCCGGTCAGTCCCCAGGTGATAACCTCAATGTCAACGTCTCCGCAAACCTTGACGTAGTGGATACTGGTGAAGACACCGACTCtcaatcctcttctctcgaTTCCAAGTCCACCGATGATAGTACCAATTCTGATCTTCAGTCTACTATAATCAATTTCCTAGCCTCCATCGACTCCCACGCTCCAGGATCATTACGTGCCAGTGGAGCGATTAACCACACCAACGCCTCTCAGCAAACTCTGTTACATATCGCGTCCGCCATGGGCTTTTCTCGCCTCGTTCGACGGCTTATTATCGGCGGCGCTCAAATTGATGTGCAAGATACTAATGGGTACACGCCCCTTGCTTTTGCTGCACTATGTGGAAGGCATACATGCGCGAGAGTATTGATTGAAGCTGGAGCTTGGTACGATCGAGCGACCAACTATGGCGAGATGCCGCTCGATTTGGCCAAATTTGGAGAACATTCGAAAGTGGAGAGGCTCTTGCTTTCTGCTGTGTGGTCAACGACTGCGGAACCGAGGGAAACTGGAGCAGTTCCTGCGGTCACGGTTGGCGGCGTgggagaaaggggaagTCAGAAGGCAAATGGCGGGTCGCCGAGGTCTGTTGCTGCCAGTTTTACCAGCTCAATCGACGACGACAatccttcgtcttcttctgaagtagaagatgatgtgacTAAGTTTCGACTGTCGTCTATGACACCCCGTCCCAGATCCAAATTACGACAGTCAAAGGACAAAAGAGCGATGTCTATCAAGTCAAACAGATCAGAAAggcatcatcttccgtcTGGTTCTGTCGCTCGTGCCCCGTCTAATGCGGGAGAGACAATGGACGACCCTCCTCCCTATGCGCCGCCTACCGACCACTCTCGGATCGGTGTACATCCCGCTCATGCTGATGATCATGATTCCTGGGTGAAGACACTCGCATCTTTGCCTCATGTTCCGCATTTCTTACCGTCAGGAGTATGGGATCACCTTCCGTCACGTCATTCTCTTTTTGGCTCCGATAAATCTGCCCGTACGGCTTCAGAACATGAACATGGTTCATCTAGCCATGGATGGGTTGCATTCCCTACTCCATCATGGGAAACCCTCACCAAGATGGCTAGCCCGGAAGAGGTCAAGCTGTTCACTCAAGCCATGGCCGCGGCAGCGCTGAATGCCGTCGTACAGACTGGTGCGACTACCCCGGCTGTTCGCGCAGGGCCACGAGTCAGGAAATCTAATGCTACTCTTCGGGCAGCTGATACAGAGCTAGATATGGATgcagaaggtgaaggaagaaagaagggtagggaagatgaagagggcgCGAAGAATGGTAGcaaaagcagaagaagaaagtcgGCTAGTGCGTCCGGACTTGGTGCTGCGACGATGGTGTCAGCCAAGAGATCGGATAATGCGTCCCCTGACAATGTTGTGAACCACGTCAAAC GCGACCGAATGCTTTACCTCTTCTGgcttcccatcctcttATTTGTCGGATTTTGGCTTCTCGTTTCGGCTTTACCGATCGCCACTGGCTTCGGCCTTATTTATGCCAGGAAAATCACCAAAGCTATCAAGGGGCGGATGTGA
- a CDS encoding DNA helicase II/ATP-dependent DNA helicase PcrA: protein MDGLTCDITSYPYLASLNQAQLKAVTANPSIPLQILAGPGSGKTRVLTCRVAYLVQHHKYSPNEIVAVTFTNKSANEMRKRLQKLLRDQQADQLVLGTFHATCVKYLRRYGKLIDLSNNFVIADAEDCKKIMSGILKNRKAALDEASMSLKEGVVLSEISKAKAKGEPPEAMAIRAAQNKNASTNTLAVIADLYEEYQLALTEANSLDFDDLLLYALRLFKEAPRVVENIRHILVDEFQDTNATQYELLKRFAKAHKGVSVVGDPDQSIYGWRSAEIENLNKMTKDFPGVEAIYLEENYRSTGSILDAAHAIVSQDRQRIQKNLFTSHPKSTPVTLKVFGTPVIEASFISAEIKRLIAYSGGLLRYDDFAILLRYNALSRVIESSLQKDSIPNRIVGGHKFFERMEIKDLLAYLQLADNPGFNPAFVRVVNVPKRSIGDKTLTDILNTAKSMKLSPMELCERVTDGETIPTNIKPGVKKSLANFVGVIRKLRRAADGGASVADLIKMIIEKVNYEDYLRTSQPDWDSRWENVKELISYSVTVAEEQARLSGPESGIVPEQKGFTFANSAAVEAMVNEAYERGKGKEIKQERDMKWEEENRVHPMFRRQTSESNTGSQGHDTTSVRNRSRSGSIAVDMKRIPRKKGPVKTNERHDGVIELLSSDEEENSVKPDIKSKKEAADGAKQSNVADAPSDLVESLANAPDNLTPLAYFLQTSMLSTDTESGQDDASTPKVTIMTVHAAKGLEWPVVFIPAVEQGTFPSYRCTEPHEIAEERRLLYVAMTRAQSFLTMSYCQFRMMGGEENNKEASEFLGDVMRHQPGLLATDLPNLDMAVRKHMSAMLCRPVPDEELTKDMIMKHVRAAPPLSTWDPPERFSWGEKINRFARRDVTKAARAAEYWASDVDEYALPSDSFSPSTSSPYATGFTCARMNSGLSRPPAALPMTPPKKHPAPSVKSANRHIPPTMPFTFNTKEEKKEETSLDSLMSGGNKSLEMMAGLGLPADLPPDPIVPSAGAGGGLAGGRSLELARGKKRLGMGRPAPWGSKKPREK, encoded by the exons ATGGACGGTTTAACTTGTGATATTACATCGTACCCATATCTTGCCTCCCTAAACCAAGCTCAATTGAAAG CTGTCACCGCAAACCCTTCAATCCCTCTGCAAATTCTTGCCGGACCAGGATCTGGAAAAACTAGGGTCCTTACCTGTCGTGTCGCCTATCTGGTACAGCATCATAAATACTCTCCAAATGAGATCGTCGCGGTTACTTTCACCAACAAATCGGCTAATGAGATGCGAAAGAGGCTGCAGAAGTTACTGAGAGACCAGCAAGCTGATCAATTGGTATTAG GTACATTCCATGCGACATGTGTCAAGTACTTGAGAAGGTATGGCAAATTGATTGACCTATCCAACAACTTTGTAATTGCCGATGCCGAAGACTG CAAGAAAATCATGAGTGGTATACTGAAAAACCGAAAAGCTGCATTAGATGAAGCATCAATGTCTCTCAAAGAAGGAGTCGTCCTATCAGAAATATCCAAAGCTAAGGCAAAAGGGGAACCACCGGAGGCCATGGCAATACGCGCCGCGCAAAATAAGAATGCTTCCACAAATACGCTTGCGGTCATTGCGGACCTCTACGAAGAGTACCAACTCGCCCTGACAGAGGCGAATTCGTTGGACTTTGACGACTTGCTGCTGTATGCCCTGCGGCTATTCAAAGAAGCGCCTAGAGTGGTAGAGAACATACGGCATATTCTAGTGGACGAGTTTCAA GATACCAACGCAACACAATACGAGCTCTTGAAACGCTTCGCAAAAGCTCATAAAGGCGTGAGCGTCGTTGGAGACCCGGATCAGTCAATCTATGGCTGGCGTTCTGCAGAAATTGAAAACTTGAACAAGATGACCAAAG ATTTCCCTGGTGTAGAAGCGATTTATTTGGAAGAAAACTACAGGTCCACCGGGTCCATCCTTGATGCTGCCCACGCCATTGTTTCCCAAG ATCGCCAGCGAATACAAAAGAATCTTTTCACATCCCACCCCAAAAGCACTCCCGTTACCCTTAAAGTCTTTGGCACCCCAGTCATCGAAGCGAGCTTCATCTCCGCCGAGATCAAGCGCCTCATTGCATATTCTGGTGGTCTACTGAGATACGATGACTTTGCCATTCTCT TACGTTACAACGCCTTGTCTCGAGTGATAGAATCTTCCCTCCAAAAGGATAGTATCCCCAACCGTATTGTTGGAGGCCATAAGTTCTTTGAACGAATGGAGATCAAGGATTTGTTGGCCTATCTTCAGCTGGCCGATAACCCAGGCTTCAAT CCTGCATTTGTACGAGTTGTTAATGTCCCTAAACGCTCCATCGGGGACAAA ACCCTCACAGATATCCTGAATACAGCAAAATCAATGAAGCTATCCCCTATGGAACTATGCGAGAGGGTCACAGATGGCGAAACTATACCTACAAACATCAAACCGGgcgtgaagaagagtcttGCAAACTTTGTCGGTGTGATCAGGAAACTAAGGCGAGCGGCGGACGGT GGCGCATCTGTGGCCGACCTGATCAAAATGATCATCGAGAAAGTCAATTATGAAGATTACCTCCGCACTTCACAGCCGGATTGGGACTCCAGATGGGAAAACGTCAAGGAACTA ATTTCATATAGTGTCACGGTTGCTGAAGAGCAAGCTCGTTTATCTGGACCTGAATCTGGCATCGTCCCTGAACAAAAAGGATTCACGTTCGCCAATTCTGCGGCTGTCGAAGCCATGGTGAACGAGGCATATGAAagggggaaaggaaaagaaatcaagcaggagagagatatgaagtgggaagaagaaaatcGTGTACACCCCATGTTTAGGCGTCAGACAAGCGAAAGTAATACCGGCAGTCAGGGACATGATACGACCTCAGTGAGGAATCGGAGTAGGAGTGGTTCAATCGCTGTGGATATGAAAAGGATACCGCGGAAAAAGGGGCCTGTAAAGACGAATGAGAGACATGATGGGGTCATAGAATTGCTTTcgagtgatgaggaagaaaacTCTGTCAAGCCAGATATAAAatcgaagaaggaagcggcCGATGGAGCTAAGCAGAGCAACGTGGCCGATGCCCCTTCAGATTTGGTGGAATCTCTAGCGAACGCACCTGATAA CTTGACGCCCCTGGCGTATTTCCTTCAAACTTCTATGTTATCAACGGATACTGAATCAGGTCAAGACGACGCCTCTACACCC AAAGTCACGATCATGACTGTCCATGCCGCAAAAGGTCTCGAATGGCCTGTGGTCTTCATACCTGCTG TCGAGCAAGGTACCTTCCCATCTTATCGCTGTACCGAACCTCATGAAATAGCAGAAGAGCGACGATTACTCTATGTCGCTATGACCAGAGCGCAAAGTTTCTTG ACAATGTCGTATTGCCAGTTCAGAATGATGGGCGGGGAAGAGAACAACAAAGAGGCTAGTGAGTTTTTGGGGGATGTTATGCGGCATCAGCCG GGTTTATTAGCAACTGACCTGCCTAACCTGGATATGGCCGTGAGAAAACACATGTCTGCCATGCTATGTAGACCTGTGCCTGATGAGGAGCTGACGAAAGACATGATCATGAAGCA TGTTCGCGCAGCCCCTCCCCTGAGTACTTGGGATCCACCCGAGCGTTTTTCGTGgggagagaagatcaaCCGCTTTGCTCGTCGAGATGTCACCAAGGCTGCTCGTGCGGCTGAATACTGGGCATCAGACGTTGACGAGTACGCTCTCCCGTCCGATTCATTTtctccctccacctcttccccatACGCAACTGGCTTTACCTGCGCCCGCATGAACTCTGGCCTTTCCAGACCACCAGCTGCGTTACCGATGACACCCCCAAAGAAACATCCTGCGCCATCTGTAAAATCTGCCAACAGACATATACCACCTACAATGCCGTTCACTTTTAATacaaaggaggaaaagaaggaggaaacGTCATTAGACTCATTGATGAGTGGGGGTAATAAGAGTTtagagatgatggcggGGCTAGGATTGCCCGCTGATCTACCTCCTGATCCTATCGTGCCCTCCGCTGGCGCGGGCGGGGGATtggcaggaggaagatcgcttgagcttgctagaggaaagaagagactggggatggggaggcCAGCGCCATGGGGAAGCAAAAAGCCTCGAGAAAAATAA